A genomic region of Methanobrevibacter arboriphilus JCM 13429 = DSM 1125 contains the following coding sequences:
- a CDS encoding rod shape-determining protein produces MKLFGSNDNNKKIEPKKGITNSLGIDLGTLNTVIAKPSGDKFDLYQIPSVVAVKKEDTSSVLAVGEEAKLMLGRTPEDIVALRPLRKGVIESIAQAQALLVKAMEIGIKEGESVGRIVIGIPGDSSEVERGAVEKIGRDAGANYILVISEGLAAAIGAGLPIAEPDGTMVVDIGAGSTDLVVISLGGITDIETVRVGGDDIDNNIVDLVKEKYNVGIGIHDAEAAKIKVGMFHCSEDLEVQTTEIIGKSIETNRPKKVVIDSLLVADAAEPIMQEIINGLNLVLERLSPELITGVYHNSVAVGGSSQLKGLKERICDELSIPVSISEDPMTVVAKGAAIVAAEPRALEPEVRLKAMK; encoded by the coding sequence ATGAAACTATTTGGAAGTAATGATAATAATAAAAAAATAGAACCTAAAAAAGGAATTACTAATAGCTTAGGGATTGATTTAGGTACTTTAAATACTGTAATTGCAAAACCATCTGGGGATAAATTCGATTTGTATCAAATTCCTTCAGTTGTAGCTGTTAAAAAAGAAGACACTTCTTCTGTTTTAGCTGTTGGTGAAGAGGCTAAATTAATGCTTGGAAGAACTCCTGAAGATATTGTGGCACTTAGACCTTTAAGAAAAGGTGTTATTGAGAGTATTGCTCAAGCTCAAGCATTACTTGTCAAAGCTATGGAAATAGGCATTAAAGAAGGTGAATCTGTCGGTAGAATTGTTATTGGTATTCCTGGAGATTCTTCTGAGGTAGAAAGAGGAGCTGTTGAAAAAATTGGTAGAGATGCTGGTGCAAATTATATTTTAGTTATTAGTGAAGGATTAGCTGCTGCTATTGGGGCTGGATTACCTATTGCAGAACCTGATGGAACTATGGTTGTTGATATTGGTGCAGGTTCTACTGACTTAGTTGTTATTTCTCTTGGTGGAATAACTGATATTGAAACTGTTAGAGTTGGTGGAGATGATATTGATAATAATATTGTAGATCTTGTTAAAGAGAAATATAATGTTGGAATTGGTATACATGATGCTGAAGCTGCGAAAATTAAAGTGGGTATGTTCCATTGTAGTGAAGATTTAGAAGTTCAAACTACTGAAATCATCGGTAAATCTATTGAAACTAACAGACCTAAAAAAGTTGTGATTGATTCTTTACTCGTAGCTGATGCTGCTGAACCAATAATGCAGGAAATTATTAATGGGTTAAATTTAGTATTAGAAAGACTTTCTCCAGAGTTAATAACTGGTGTTTATCATAATAGCGTTGCTGTTGGTGGAAGTTCTCAGTTAAAAGGTCTTAAAGAAAGAATCTGTGATGAATTATCAATTCCAGTATCTATTTCTGAGGATCCAATGACTGTTGTAGCTAAAGGTGCAGCTATTGTTGCAGCTGAACCAAGAGCTTTAGAACCTGAAGTTCGTTTAAAAGCTATGAAATAA
- a CDS encoding CPBP family glutamic-type intramembrane protease produces the protein MKDLNEKNFFKFERKKLDFPFYNDNPKLSIARWVLLAISVIIPFILIFTPHSFGGRFENLLYFILPFLFFGIVTNWKYDLICKKFQKNDFKLIPILIILEFIFSITVGFIMMHIFNMHIQSNPVFTELNSLFFWVLFPFQIFGEELLKIIPFLIFLTIFYKVTENRKISIVISTIIVLIIFGLIHLPAYDNLISVLLIQGLGSIFTMFAYLKTKNIFVSFLIHLIFDTITFLPGLLIL, from the coding sequence ATGAAAGATTTAAATGAAAAAAACTTTTTTAAATTTGAAAGAAAAAAATTAGATTTCCCTTTCTATAATGATAATCCTAAATTAAGCATTGCACGATGGGTTCTTTTAGCAATATCAGTTATAATACCTTTTATATTAATTTTCACGCCCCATTCATTTGGAGGGCGTTTTGAAAATTTGCTATATTTTATACTGCCTTTTTTATTTTTTGGTATTGTAACAAACTGGAAATATGATTTAATATGTAAAAAATTTCAAAAAAATGATTTTAAGTTAATTCCAATCTTAATAATCTTAGAATTTATTTTCTCAATTACTGTAGGATTTATCATGATGCATATTTTTAATATGCATATCCAAAGTAATCCTGTTTTTACAGAGTTAAATTCATTGTTTTTCTGGGTATTATTCCCTTTTCAGATTTTTGGTGAAGAGCTATTGAAAATTATACCGTTTTTAATATTTTTAACAATTTTTTACAAAGTTACTGAAAATAGAAAGATAAGCATAGTTATTTCAACAATAATTGTTTTAATAATATTTGGATTAATACATTTACCTGCTTATGATAATTTAATTTCTGTATTGCTTATTCAGGGATTGGGATCAATATTTACAATGTTTGCTTATTTGAAAACAAAGAACATTTTTGTATCCTTTTTAATACATTTAATCTTTGATACAATAACATTTTTACCAGGTTTACTAATATTATAA
- a CDS encoding 2-oxoacid:ferredoxin oxidoreductase subunit beta yields MKYLRKDRLPNIFCAGCGNGIALNTFFKGMESAEIDFDTLSLVSGIGCSSRIPGYVKCDSLHTTHGRAITFASGLKVGNPDLNVVVFTGDGDAASIGGNHLIHGARKNINITVICVNNNIYGMTGGQISPTSPEGSFGTTAPYGSRDKPFNLAELVAAAGASFVSRWTTAHPLQLSNSIKKALLNPGFSFVEVISQCPTYYGRKNKLRSPVDMINAFKENSVNIRKANKMSDEELAGKLIVGEFVNNPRKELTENVCDLSVEQCGRSLAIKSAYLDNFDD; encoded by the coding sequence ATGAAATATCTTAGAAAAGACCGTCTTCCTAATATATTTTGTGCAGGCTGTGGAAATGGGATAGCTTTAAATACATTTTTTAAAGGAATGGAATCTGCAGAGATAGATTTCGATACTCTTAGTTTAGTTTCTGGGATTGGTTGTTCTTCTCGTATTCCTGGTTATGTTAAGTGTGATTCTCTTCATACTACTCATGGAAGGGCAATTACTTTTGCTAGTGGTTTAAAAGTGGGTAATCCTGATTTAAATGTTGTTGTATTTACTGGTGATGGTGATGCTGCTTCTATTGGTGGAAATCATCTTATTCATGGTGCTAGGAAAAATATAAATATAACTGTTATTTGTGTTAATAATAATATTTATGGTATGACTGGTGGACAAATTAGTCCAACTTCTCCTGAAGGTAGTTTTGGAACAACTGCTCCTTATGGTTCTAGGGACAAACCATTTAACTTAGCTGAACTTGTAGCTGCTGCTGGTGCAAGTTTTGTTTCAAGATGGACTACAGCTCATCCATTACAACTTTCAAATTCAATCAAAAAAGCTCTATTAAATCCAGGTTTCTCATTTGTTGAGGTAATTTCTCAATGTCCTACTTATTATGGTAGAAAAAATAAATTAAGGTCTCCAGTTGATATGATCAATGCTTTTAAAGAAAATAGTGTTAATATACGGAAAGCAAATAAAATGAGTGATGAAGAATTAGCAGGAAAACTTATTGTTGGAGAATTTGTTAATAATCCTAGAAAAGAACTTACTGAAAATGTTTGTGATTTATCTGTTGAACAATGTGGTCGGAGTTTAGCTATTAAATCAGCCTATCTTGATAATTTTGATGATTAA
- a CDS encoding archaetidylserine synthase: protein MELKKTNIGCFMAVPDLISLLNLSFGFLAILMAINNQIVISATFIIIALIFDSLDGWVARKLSRVDNHGFGKNIDSLSDIVSFGVAPGILLYCSGKIYMEILGLSSQIHYLDYLLAIISLFVVICGVLRLTRFNVIAEKIDFNGFIGIPIPTAGIILASFILTGFFNIYLAMFLMIVVGFLMISNIKYSKLNNPKILLICAILVILTIVPYKLIYMGINIPATIIFIITILYILMGIIKHIFKK, encoded by the coding sequence ATGGAATTAAAAAAAACTAATATAGGATGTTTCATGGCAGTGCCTGATCTGATTTCATTGTTGAATTTATCATTTGGGTTTTTAGCGATTTTGATGGCTATAAATAACCAGATAGTTATTTCTGCAACTTTCATAATTATTGCACTAATTTTTGACTCTTTAGATGGATGGGTAGCTAGAAAATTATCTAGAGTTGATAATCATGGTTTTGGGAAAAACATTGATTCTTTATCTGATATTGTTTCTTTTGGTGTTGCTCCAGGAATACTTTTGTATTGTTCAGGAAAAATTTATATGGAAATCTTAGGTTTATCTAGTCAAATTCATTATTTGGATTATTTATTAGCTATTATATCATTATTTGTGGTTATTTGTGGAGTATTACGCCTTACTCGTTTTAATGTTATTGCTGAGAAGATAGATTTTAATGGATTTATTGGAATACCTATTCCAACTGCAGGAATCATTTTGGCTTCATTTATATTAACTGGATTTTTTAATATATACTTGGCTATGTTTTTAATGATAGTAGTTGGATTTTTAATGATAAGTAATATTAAGTATTCAAAACTAAATAATCCAAAAATATTGCTTATTTGTGCAATATTGGTCATTTTAACTATTGTTCCGTATAAACTAATTTATATGGGCATAAATATCCCTGCAACTATCATTTTTATAATAACTATATTATATATTCTTATGGGAATAATTAAGCATATATTTAAGAAATAA
- a CDS encoding DUF515 domain-containing protein: MEDDGEKNNSKFDIDKLNLFNKSKLFSKLKLFNRLKSFNSTSMDKLRSLKFINNLEHDFKNRNFLKNKLKKGVNNNKYGKSNDNYKYNGSDKSNNKQGHDKKNIDTIQNIKNIRKNFINNRSYSFNNPNSYNNPDKANNNKISSDKFNHNYLDEVENINKIKLERIESGKTKLGRNKLGKIKSKRNKSERIESRRFKSEKNIKNIKQNKNPIKSIKSLFNKSINNLNNSNNTNNKDNIDNVDNDVSSNIGNNIGNNISNNNIDNNNIRSINEDNNESKTIIGAAIFGLIIIVVLFSSYYFLFYQPYQNDLAAAKTNKLNELNSLFKGPLSLDNNVLALTSEIELAKSPEEVNAIDVLRPATSSWREYHSKQLNKTKDVFGRVMLNYDTNEQGISIGGSEENSDSIKDYSKDFSMSSSNNGNPKNVIMDVNDASLFISENDAIVLSNIAFEKPDTVAVPILIDRLQAGAGLISIGSVVDIYTLSNSSYQIQSNEDDSTEGSNISTNDSNNENNNQNTDLTTTNKNSNLIDNSPDISGSTVLAIMRSKDSGVIDANYIKSRTLINGNNTNQIENSNSFSTDVEEMIRGSISGGYNEEHFASILNKYGLRLSDYERKSSLGEIDVQYLLLIEVPREDVSHVINNMDNIILTIPTSNAPNWMINELKQAYFS; encoded by the coding sequence TTGGAAGATGATGGTGAAAAAAATAATTCTAAATTTGATATTGATAAATTAAACTTATTCAATAAATCGAAATTATTCAGTAAATTGAAATTATTTAATAGATTAAAATCATTTAATTCGACTTCAATGGATAAATTAAGATCATTAAAATTTATTAATAATTTAGAACATGATTTTAAAAATAGAAATTTTTTAAAAAATAAATTAAAGAAAGGGGTTAATAATAATAAATATGGTAAATCTAATGATAATTACAAATATAATGGATCTGATAAATCTAATAATAAACAGGGCCATGATAAAAAAAATATTGATACTATACAAAATATTAAAAATATCAGAAAAAATTTCATAAATAATCGCAGTTATAGTTTTAATAATCCAAATAGTTATAATAATCCTGATAAAGCTAACAATAATAAAATTAGCTCTGATAAATTTAATCATAATTATTTAGATGAAGTTGAAAATATTAATAAAATTAAACTTGAAAGGATTGAATCAGGAAAAACTAAATTAGGAAGAAACAAACTAGGAAAAATTAAGTCAAAAAGAAATAAATCAGAGAGAATTGAATCCAGAAGATTTAAGTCAGAAAAAAATATTAAAAATATAAAACAAAATAAAAATCCTATTAAAAGTATTAAAAGTTTATTCAATAAAAGTATTAATAATTTAAATAATAGTAATAATACTAATAACAAGGATAATATTGATAATGTAGATAATGACGTTAGTAGTAATATTGGTAACAATATTGGTAATAATATTAGTAATAATAATATTGATAATAATAATATTAGGAGTATTAATGAAGATAATAATGAATCAAAAACAATCATTGGTGCAGCTATTTTTGGTTTAATAATTATTGTTGTATTATTTTCTTCTTACTATTTTTTATTTTATCAACCTTATCAAAATGATTTGGCTGCAGCTAAGACTAATAAGTTAAATGAATTAAATTCTCTTTTTAAAGGACCTCTTTCTCTTGATAACAACGTTTTAGCACTTACTTCAGAAATTGAATTAGCTAAATCTCCTGAAGAGGTAAATGCTATTGATGTTTTAAGACCTGCTACTAGTTCGTGGAGAGAATATCATAGTAAACAGCTAAATAAAACTAAAGATGTTTTTGGTAGAGTTATGCTAAATTATGATACAAATGAGCAAGGTATTTCTATTGGGGGCAGTGAAGAAAATTCTGATTCTATTAAAGATTATAGTAAAGATTTCAGTATGAGTTCTAGTAATAATGGTAATCCTAAAAATGTTATAATGGATGTAAATGATGCTAGTTTATTTATAAGTGAAAATGATGCTATTGTATTGTCTAATATTGCATTTGAGAAGCCAGATACTGTTGCAGTTCCTATTTTGATTGATAGATTACAGGCAGGAGCGGGGTTAATATCAATAGGTTCTGTTGTTGATATTTACACTTTATCTAATAGTAGCTATCAAATTCAGTCAAATGAAGATGATTCTACAGAAGGATCTAATATTTCTACTAATGATTCTAATAATGAGAATAATAATCAAAATACTGATTTAACAACTACTAATAAAAATTCTAATTTAATAGACAATTCTCCAGACATTAGTGGTTCTACAGTTCTTGCTATTATGAGGTCAAAAGATAGTGGTGTTATAGATGCTAACTATATTAAATCTAGAACTTTGATTAATGGGAATAATACAAATCAAATCGAAAACAGCAACTCATTTTCAACTGATGTTGAAGAAATGATTAGAGGATCAATTTCTGGAGGCTATAATGAGGAACATTTTGCTTCTATTTTAAATAAATATGGCCTAAGACTCTCTGATTATGAGAGAAAGTCTAGTTTAGGTGAAATTGATGTTCAATATTTATTATTAATAGAGGTTCCAAGAGAAGACGTGTCTCATGTTATAAATAATATGGATAATATAATTTTAACTATACCTACTTCAAATGCTCCTAATTGGATGATAAATGAGTTAAAACAAGCATATTTTAGTTAA
- a CDS encoding 4Fe-4S dicluster domain-containing protein codes for MIKIDSELCKGCDLCIESCPKHVYQKSSKENKKGVYLPFPENEEKCNKCHLCELMCPDQAITVEDEDDHGKDDNKDDHDENISDDK; via the coding sequence ATGATTAAAATAGACTCTGAATTATGTAAAGGATGTGATCTTTGTATTGAATCGTGTCCTAAACATGTTTATCAAAAATCATCTAAGGAAAATAAGAAAGGTGTTTATTTACCATTTCCTGAAAATGAAGAAAAATGTAATAAATGTCACTTATGTGAATTAATGTGTCCTGATCAAGCTATAACTGTAGAAGATGAAGATGATCATGGTAAAGATGATAATAAAGATGATCATGATGAAAATATTAGTGATGATAAATAG
- a CDS encoding class E sortase, with product MYALLEVSYYSSKLSIEKDLSSPVVLIPSIGVNEKVNNVSISQGVYHEEVSKLPTKGDVILFGHRTSYSSPFLRLNELKTGDIVTLEWPGIGQVNYTVKNSTIVPASYLLPVHNDTQRLYLITCDPPGFTTNRLIITADMSSLGPLNETITKENPNTQNALIICLLFLGLGLILSYFYPIKEDRLYILIAVLIISGALFFAYFVPFDPDIIASKINWLNGDFST from the coding sequence ATGTATGCTTTACTAGAAGTTTCATACTACTCATCAAAGTTGTCAATTGAGAAAGACCTTTCATCCCCTGTGGTTTTGATTCCCTCTATAGGGGTAAATGAGAAAGTTAATAATGTTTCTATTTCTCAGGGTGTTTATCATGAAGAAGTTTCCAAGCTTCCTACAAAGGGAGATGTTATCCTATTTGGTCATAGGACAAGTTATAGTTCTCCTTTCTTGCGATTAAATGAGCTTAAAACAGGAGATATAGTTACTTTGGAATGGCCTGGAATAGGTCAGGTTAATTACACAGTTAAAAACTCAACTATAGTTCCAGCTAGCTATTTATTGCCAGTTCATAATGATACTCAAAGATTATATTTAATCACCTGCGATCCTCCAGGGTTTACAACAAATAGATTGATAATTACTGCTGATATGAGTAGTTTGGGTCCATTAAATGAGACAATTACAAAAGAAAATCCTAATACTCAAAATGCTTTAATAATCTGCTTATTATTTTTAGGTTTAGGTTTAATTCTTTCATACTTTTATCCAATTAAAGAGGATAGATTGTATATTTTAATTGCGGTATTAATTATATCTGGAGCTTTATTCTTTGCATATTTTGTCCCGTTTGACCCCGATATAATAGCTTCTAAAATTAATTGGTTAAACGGAGACTTTAGTACTTGA
- a CDS encoding 2-oxoacid:ferredoxin oxidoreductase subunit gamma, with protein MRKEIRIAGFGGQGVILAGIIVGKAASLFDGINAVQTQSYGPEARGGASKTEVVLSDDEIHYPKVISPDILVAMSHEALLAYIWDLKDGGTLIIDPDMIDESEIGDFVRDHNINLYYARVTKTAMNDVGLKIVANIVMVGAISKITNVISHDAAKEAILQSVPPGTEKKNIQAFEAGYAMDGS; from the coding sequence ATGCGAAAAGAAATTAGAATAGCGGGCTTTGGAGGACAAGGTGTTATTTTAGCAGGGATAATTGTTGGAAAAGCTGCTTCTCTATTTGATGGTATTAATGCGGTTCAAACTCAATCATATGGTCCTGAAGCGAGAGGAGGAGCTTCAAAAACAGAAGTTGTACTTTCTGATGATGAAATTCACTATCCTAAAGTAATAAGTCCTGATATATTAGTTGCAATGTCTCATGAAGCATTATTGGCATATATTTGGGATTTAAAAGATGGGGGAACTCTTATAATTGATCCTGATATGATTGATGAATCGGAAATAGGAGATTTTGTAAGAGATCATAATATTAATTTATATTATGCAAGAGTTACTAAAACTGCTATGAATGATGTTGGTCTTAAAATAGTAGCTAATATTGTTATGGTAGGGGCTATTTCAAAAATTACGAATGTTATTTCTCATGATGCTGCTAAAGAAGCTATTTTACAAAGTGTTCCTCCTGGAACTGAGAAAAAAAATATACAAGCTTTCGAAGCTGGATATGCAATGGATGGTAGTTGA
- a CDS encoding 2-oxoacid:acceptor oxidoreductase subunit alpha, which yields MTEELFVQGNEACAHGAIKAGCRFFAGYPITPSTEVAEDLAAFLPRYGGSFLQMEDEIAAIGAVIGASWSGLKAMTSTSGPGFSLMQENIGYAHITETPLVIVDVQRGGPSTGQPTMASQGDMMQLRWGSHGDYEPIAISPSSVQEFFDFTIKAFNLAEEYRVPVIIAADEVIGHMREKINIPDKVEIKKRVMPKEKPEQFDISNPYLPFKAGDNEIPPMAPFGEGYNIPVTGLTHDERGYPDSSDPIAHTKLVSRLCNKILNNREKIVSVHESFCDDADTIVISYGAPVRSVFTAVQNAREEGLKVGSIKIDTPWPFPENQILKAAETAKNLIVVEMNLGQIVHEVERVAGLADERPDVHLIPKIGGELHKPNEILSEIKKIS from the coding sequence ATGACTGAAGAATTATTTGTTCAAGGAAATGAAGCTTGCGCTCATGGCGCAATTAAAGCAGGTTGTAGATTCTTTGCAGGATATCCTATTACTCCTTCTACTGAGGTAGCTGAAGACTTAGCCGCATTTCTTCCAAGATATGGTGGATCTTTTCTTCAAATGGAAGATGAAATTGCTGCTATTGGGGCGGTTATTGGTGCTAGTTGGAGTGGTTTAAAAGCTATGACTTCTACTTCTGGACCAGGTTTTTCTCTTATGCAAGAAAATATAGGTTATGCTCATATTACTGAAACTCCTTTAGTTATTGTAGATGTTCAAAGAGGAGGTCCTTCTACTGGTCAACCAACAATGGCATCTCAAGGAGATATGATGCAATTAAGATGGGGTTCTCATGGGGATTATGAACCAATAGCTATTTCTCCATCTTCTGTTCAAGAATTTTTTGATTTTACTATAAAAGCTTTTAATTTAGCTGAAGAATATAGGGTTCCTGTTATTATTGCTGCTGATGAAGTAATTGGGCATATGAGGGAAAAAATAAATATTCCTGATAAAGTTGAGATAAAAAAAAGAGTTATGCCGAAAGAGAAACCAGAACAATTTGATATTTCTAATCCTTATCTTCCTTTTAAAGCTGGTGATAATGAAATTCCTCCAATGGCTCCTTTTGGTGAAGGATATAATATTCCAGTTACTGGTTTAACTCATGATGAAAGAGGGTATCCTGATTCTTCTGATCCAATAGCTCATACAAAGTTAGTTTCTAGATTATGTAATAAAATATTGAATAATCGTGAAAAAATTGTATCTGTTCATGAGTCTTTTTGTGATGATGCTGACACTATAGTTATTTCTTATGGTGCTCCTGTAAGATCAGTTTTCACTGCTGTTCAGAATGCAAGGGAGGAAGGTTTGAAAGTTGGTTCAATTAAAATTGATACTCCTTGGCCTTTCCCAGAAAATCAAATATTGAAAGCAGCTGAAACAGCTAAAAATTTGATTGTTGTTGAAATGAATTTAGGTCAAATTGTCCATGAAGTTGAAAGGGTAGCTGGTTTGGCTGATGAACGACCTGATGTTCACCTTATTCCAAAAATTGGTGGAGAACTTCATAAACCTAATGAAATTTTATCGGAAATTAAAAAAATTAGTTAG
- a CDS encoding dihydroneopterin aldolase family protein, whose amino-acid sequence MNVEKEFFSNITFRERAIFEGAISMGALFHQFIGTPVNKETVNSLELAIEKSLSLQPAIEKVEVDINLDILEREISEFEYTSLTGDMIDVKIYSKVNKTLAIIRMKFIEELNYPLMFIEDIQEDINENIQK is encoded by the coding sequence TTGAATGTTGAAAAAGAATTTTTTTCTAATATTACTTTTAGAGAAAGAGCAATATTTGAAGGAGCAATTAGTATGGGTGCTCTTTTTCACCAGTTTATTGGCACTCCTGTAAATAAGGAGACTGTAAATAGTTTAGAACTTGCTATTGAGAAATCACTTTCTCTTCAACCAGCTATTGAAAAAGTTGAAGTAGATATTAACTTAGATATTTTAGAAAGAGAAATATCTGAATTTGAATACACTTCTCTAACTGGAGATATGATAGATGTTAAAATTTACTCAAAAGTCAATAAAACTTTAGCAATTATAAGGATGAAGTTTATTGAAGAGTTAAACTATCCTTTAATGTTTATTGAAGATATTCAGGAAGATATTAATGAAAATATTCAAAAATAA
- the rnhB gene encoding ribonuclease HII, translating to MVAGVVIPDEKIPVLERMGIKDSKKLTPTRRKVLSRKLKNMFEYETVEITAQDIDKLRANDVNLNEIEKIAMLKIINQLDCDCVIIDSVDVKPKRLEKEIKSITRSTNVISEHKADDKYIQVAAASIIAKYERDMIIEHLKKDYRKIGEMGSGYPSDPKTKKFLEKFTYDEMPDIVRKSWKTVQNIKKSSKKN from the coding sequence ATAGTTGCAGGAGTTGTAATTCCTGATGAAAAGATTCCGGTATTAGAAAGAATGGGCATAAAAGACTCAAAAAAATTAACACCAACACGAAGAAAAGTTTTATCCCGAAAATTAAAAAATATGTTTGAATATGAAACTGTTGAAATAACAGCCCAAGACATTGATAAATTAAGGGCAAATGATGTTAATTTAAATGAAATAGAGAAAATAGCTATGTTAAAAATTATTAATCAATTAGATTGTGACTGCGTAATTATAGACTCTGTTGATGTAAAACCAAAAAGATTAGAAAAGGAAATAAAATCTATTACAAGGAGCACTAATGTTATATCTGAGCATAAGGCCGATGATAAATACATTCAAGTGGCAGCAGCATCTATAATAGCCAAATATGAAAGAGATATGATAATAGAACACTTAAAAAAGGATTATAGAAAAATAGGGGAAATGGGATCAGGATATCCAAGTGATCCTAAAACTAAAAAGTTTTTAGAAAAATTTACTTACGATGAGATGCCAGATATAGTTAGAAAATCCTGGAAAACAGTGCAAAATATTAAAAAAAGCTCTAAAAAGAATTAA
- a CDS encoding MotA/TolQ/ExbB proton channel family protein: MIIEFLTGIFNSLLEIFQSGGIITYIIVLIGIYGLLTSIQKIRYLRSISKSDTTEIMGTVIEAMNRGGAIEALKSISHYKNPVSKIISEALKIGYKNKTEVEEGMEQVFIVELSKMTKGLNTLKTIIELAPFLGLIGTVIGIWMTFRTLGVEANSTAMAEGIYIALITTIVGLATAIILLPIQTYIKSLISTEMDKIELANKMTNWSYAVAKIKVSENVPCALEALKEAEGIVNTREIIGDDITQSNIQISFKPSMLEKSINNIILEKCDIKSEITESKLKQ; the protein is encoded by the coding sequence ATGATAATCGAATTTTTAACAGGCATATTTAATAGTCTTTTAGAGATATTCCAAAGTGGAGGAATAATAACATACATAATAGTTCTTATCGGAATTTATGGTTTACTAACATCAATACAAAAAATACGTTATCTTAGAAGTATAAGTAAATCTGATACTACTGAAATTATGGGAACTGTCATAGAAGCAATGAACAGAGGAGGTGCTATCGAAGCACTAAAATCAATAAGCCACTACAAAAATCCTGTTTCAAAAATTATATCTGAAGCTCTTAAAATAGGATATAAGAATAAAACTGAAGTTGAAGAAGGAATGGAACAAGTTTTCATTGTTGAATTAAGTAAAATGACAAAGGGTCTTAATACTTTAAAAACAATAATTGAACTTGCACCATTTTTAGGACTTATTGGGACAGTGATTGGTATTTGGATGACTTTTAGAACATTGGGAGTTGAGGCAAATAGTACTGCAATGGCAGAAGGAATATATATTGCACTTATCACAACAATAGTTGGTTTAGCTACAGCAATTATATTATTACCAATTCAAACTTATATAAAAAGCCTCATATCTACAGAAATGGATAAAATAGAGTTAGCTAATAAAATGACTAACTGGAGTTACGCAGTTGCTAAAATTAAAGTTAGTGAAAATGTACCTTGTGCATTAGAAGCATTAAAAGAGGCTGAAGGAATAGTTAACACAAGAGAGATAATTGGAGATGATATTACCCAATCCAACATACAAATATCATTTAAGCCAAGTATGCTTGAAAAAAGTATAAACAATATCATATTAGAAAAATGTGATATAAAATCAGAAATAACTGAAAGTAAATTGAAACAATAA